A window of Nicotiana sylvestris chromosome 8, ASM39365v2, whole genome shotgun sequence genomic DNA:
atatatatagcttatatatattatatatactatatctatatctatatctataatatatatatactatatcaaatttaaacacaaaataaattgcaaagaaatattcaagagaatgttttattattacgacattaacaaaaaatgacaatatctttcttagtcccCCCCCCcaaatggaatgagcacaacaaggtactaataccactattaaaagaagaaaaaaactaaggaagatgtgccaaaatacaagttacatattagtctatgtattatctctaacaaatttcataaatccttcaaggtccggaggaatttccgttggtggtggagGAAAaaaagcttgttcatcaccgcttccgggcgaagcagcatcctgcaCAAGTTGcactagcatttcttcataagcttcgtctatctccggttgtgattctgcaagtccaaaatttcttctttccgaacggatccaatctctgaagagtactgatttttccaagctctccctcatagacgctttataatcaccgatttgaagtctcaCTTGACTTAAAGCGCTCTCCGATGGCACTTttgaagcttgaacacttaaaatatctcaagccatccttgaaagaaccagATAGTATTTCtttttgtccttccaccattccaaaacatcaaaGGAGCTATCAGGATTCTCTAATTCAAGTctctgcgacaaataaacttgaaactcatttagttgtgaactatcaccaatattatcaccttgagaacctcTGAACTCCATCCAAGAACTAAGTGTTTTTAtgcccgcagttcttttagatgattgcgaactagacgaagtaggagttggaacatttggtctagcatgatctaaggcaagttgataaacattataaattgtttgagcatttattttaattgaggcttttgcatctccaagtgtagcaaattcctcatctgaaagtgataaagccttataaatttttgtgtaccaaaagtgaggacctcctaattttatggtaggatttaacatggcagcaacaccaaaaataggggggataaggaaaaaatattttttaaacttatctttCATAGAATTAGGATAGTATTGCCCAGATAATTCATTTTTAGCaacatgaaattgttctaaaaagtctacaaacattttaacattagtccaatcctgatttgtaaggtgctcatcatcatcatcaccaccaaCATGAGCATTAAACATTGCGTTTATTGGGTTTCTAttttcatatgcaacaactaaactttcatacatgtaattccatctagtcggtttctctaaggccaaattcatcacattttttaaaatattctctaagtctacttctacggtttgaataaaaaggccaattaagagtcattttaaccttttcaatttccacatttaaaattttcataccatcaccgacgattaaatggtaaatatgacaaatacatctaccatggaaaatattactaaatgcaggatttagtgtagttgtaagcaagcttatagcattagtgttactataagcattatccattgaaactgacattattttatctctaatgcaaaaatatctacaaatatctgcaactgtgttagcaataaacttacctgtgtggcgtgaattaattattctataagcaataatgcgcttttgcattatccagtcCTCATCAATCTAATGACTTGtgacagttagataatcacagtcattaccacttctaccaatatcagtagtaatagcaatgcgacaatctatatgagtaaataaatagcgcaaatattattgatattcatgtttatatttataaatatcgctcttcaCGGTTGCGCGAggtcatcctttataagtaggattaaaaactcttctaatataatgcacaaagtgagggttagaaggaaaactatagagCAAGCACAAAACAGTAActatttttgccaattcttcacgatctttatttggatcataatataaaatgtcaccggtaacagtgttaattcccggttgaactagatttgactcGTACTAGGGTTAACCTCAGTATCTACACTTCTCCCCTCTTGCGcaactttcatttgtaaatatctagctttatctctagggtatTTCTTTATTTGTCTAGTCAAAGTACTCGTACctctacggtctccagtatatttatgagcCATCAAAACCCTACAAGTTTTACATTTaaccttattttgttctcttagttgagtaaaaaagtgccaaacaagagatgttttggtccgtttagaaggttgtctattaaaagtaggggttactacaggagggtcaggcggggcatcatttggattattatcagttgggttattaacaggactagtaggtatatcatctaaatccggttgcgtttcatctaaatcatcattttcaaagataattTGATTAGGATAAAGAACATTCATAACTtcatcatttaattgttgacctggtgcaacatcatggcaaaattgactatcgaaaaattgaaaacaagggttatcactatcaagaataacatgTGGAGGAGGAAGGATAACAGGTCTGGATCGGGGAGCCGGGGGAGGAGTAGTAGCTTggcgactagattcaccaattttagatttttccTTACCCTTACcatcaaatatttttttcaaagaaaagtccatactaattataattatacaaacaaaactataatattaaaacttaagagttggaactagtttaccgaattgacgaacaacttcttgaaaattgaatatcgttgaagacttgaatacttcaattcaccaacttcaatATTTTTCACAAAagtgcaataataaagtaagcaattatagaagaaaattatagagagattgatgaatttgtgagtaaaaatgaaagaatgatggggtatttatagttgagaataaagaaaaagtgtaactataaaaagtttgggggccaaatggctattttttaaaaagtcaaACGGCTAAAATTGCAGGCCAACGTCTATTTTTAAACTTCTAACCGTTGgccttttttaaaataaaaaataataatttgaaaaataGCTGTTGGGCCCATTTGGCCCGTTAGGCCCGATTGAACCGGTTCAAgtccgcctgccggtcccggctaaacggtcccgggctcgcaGTCTATTTTAGGAGGACCGGCCCACAGTGGGCTTTTAGGACTGTTAGGGATCGGCCCGTTgaaccggcccgtttggcccgttTGCTAGCGGTCCCGGGCTGGGTCCGgcccacaatacagccttatCTTTCGATGACAAATTCCCCAATTTTTATAAAATGAAAATTTAATAGACAATTGGCTATTAAGGAATAAACATCCAGATTCCATCAGATAACTTTTTCTTAAGCCGAACTAACTGATCCTAAAATTCTAAGCAACATTGGAATAGAGTTAATAATACTTTTTCCTATTCCTCGTTCTAATTTTTTCATGCTGCTTTTGGATAGGTTAGACTAAAGGAGCGTACGGAAAAAGAAATTTGGCTTTGATAACACTGTCAGCTTTGGACcgtaaaaattgtaaaaattgtaaaaattgcacggagcGCCTTATTTGGTCGTCCCATTTTTCTTTAaaagttttaatttgtacccactttataaacaacttcagccccctttgtcctcctccttcgttttcttcttcttcttcttcttcttcttcttcttcttcttcttcttcttcttcttcttctgttgttgttggtgctgctatgaaacttcagttcatgggataattgccataagtatgtttatcagattatttaaaaataaattataaataattacgtaagttagtagacaataatttgtaaatatttCCACGTACGGGAAGTTTAAGGTCACACTAAGtgattcttttcatgataattctgttttttcacgtttattgtttccaaaatttatgatttagatattgttggcaatctgattattttataGTAGTAATACACTATGAAAGAATAAGGTGATTATTATCTAGTATGTtggaaagctttttcaaaaacttcatctTATATAGTGTTggagtttttataaatgaactaaatgcatcttctgctgaagttttttcgaaaaagcttaatgacaaaactaatgaatccaggacaaaaaaactccagcttatttagtgctgaagtttttacaaatgaactaaataacttcagcattacaaaacttcagctattagaatacttaagttcagcaattataaacaaaaacttcagcaaacttggttcaacaatttttgctacttcaggcccgtatgctgaagttacgcgaaaaagtgagTACGCTTACAATTTTTTATTACAAAGCgggtacaagttaaaatgtgacaaaAAACCAGGTATAAATGCAAATACCCCTTTGGACTAATGCTCGATGAGATGCATATGAACATTAAATCAGAGGCAAATGTAACTATCTATTTCCTGAGTTGGAGGTAAGACCCATTTTCGGGTAATCTAAGATCTATATCCATTTTTGCCTTTGTTTGGAACTCTTTTTGttaatttattttactttttaccTTTCTCTTCAAAATATTAGTAACAGAGTACTATTCCATACGTCTTTTTAGAATTACTTTGCATTTTACACCTACCTATCCAACAATAAGAACAAGTACTAGCCCAAGATTGACCACTCAAATGCTAATGTAAGCATTCTGGCAAAAGCACACCTGACCCCTAAGATCAGAAAGTAGCAAAGAAAGCTAAAAAAAATACAGGATCACTCAGCAAGTAAAACCAGCTTTTTGTGCACAGAACCGATAACgcaaaacaaagaaatagagaaaagagagagaaaggaaACTAGGCTTATCACAGTTACTTTGGTTATCAGATGTTAAAATTCCAAAACAAAGCCACATGTTCCATCGCAGCCACCTCGGCATGCCACACAACACTGTATCACGGTCTAAGCTAAAGCTAGTACCAAACTATTAACATGTTTGTCGATATGAACAGAAGTGTCTGAAAAAGCAGATCCCACATAAGAGAGTAAGAGATATTCACTTTAAGCTATGACAATCTAGtctctcctcttcttcttcttctcttcttccttctcaGTTGCATTCTTCAgctgaaagaaagagaaaacaaagagtcATTTCAATAGCCAAAACATCGAAACACCAGGCATTTCATCACGTAGAAATTTAATATGGTATAAGAACTGAAATATCTCCTTACCATGATGATCAGAATACGCACAAAGACAGCAACAAAGTCTGTAAATAGGGTCAATGCATGCTTAACGTAGTCCAAATCACCCAAGTGAGCCTTCTCAATGATCTCCTGGGTGTCTACAACAATGTAGCCCACAAACACCAAGAGCCCAAGATACAACTGCCAGGGAATAAAATGTTATGAGCAACTTACAAATAAAGGATGCTAAAAGTCAACACTGCAGCATGAAGGGAACAAAGCATATACCTCAAACTTGAAAAGGGCCATGGAACCACCAAAGATGGAGGACGCCAGTTGCAACCAACAGAGGAGGGAGACACCTGATGAAAGAAGCCCCCCAAGGTACAAGTACTCTCTGCGCCTTGCCACCATGGCAGCAGCTGAGAAGCAACCAAATACCACAGCACAACCTACAAAAGCCCCAATCACAATGCTGCAAAGGAAGAAAATTAAGAGTCAGAtgcgcctccctcaaggatgtaAACCTTAAAGCTGCTAAAAAATCAGTTTTAAACTATATGACTTGCACAATCTAGCTGTATATGCACTTAAAAGAATACACAACCATACAGTATTACATAGGCTACGACGAGTACAGTAATGAGACAACAGTCACTTAGCACTTTTATGTCAATGTAGCAGTTAAACTTAAGGCTCAGACAGCCACCAGCTGAACTAGATTGGATGTACGGGCCTTGAAACAGACGAGCTTCCATTTTATTCCCTTTTCTTGTAGATTTCAACCTCCTCttccccctcccctccccctTTCAAACTCAAACAAAATAAGGGTAAAATATTCTGGCGCATCAGCatttaaaagggaaaaattgatCGTAAAATTTACAAAAGAAGGAGCCAGGAGAGATGCATTCCAAACAAGCAGAAGTTGCAATTCAGATCAAGCATTGCAAATATAGAGACCTAAACTAACACCTTAGACCACACACAAAGAAATCCCACTTCCAAATCAGATGCTAAAAAACCCAGATCGGGAAGAAACTCATAATACTCATGGGTTTAGCACAAGAAGACTCAAACTAACACACTAGAAAACAGAAGCAATATTTTCAAACATGAAAAGGGACAATATTGAAGGACACACACCTTGGGTCGAAGTCAATGGCCGCTTTAATTAGAGTACCAACAGAAGCCCCTTCAAAGAGTGCAGCCACCATCAGAAGCGCCACCCTTTTTTGCTGCTCACCAACAATAACAAAAGTATCAGTTCACATTCAATAATCAGCATAACCACAAAATTGCACAACTAAAGAAGGCCATGACGAGGCACTGCTGAACGGAAGTAAAGTTAGTGAGTACCTCTTGATAAGGATGGGTCGACAAAAGCCACACCATGCTTCCCATACAAGCCAGTGTTGTGAGTAAGCCACCAATATTCCAAAGAATGTGAAGGTAAACCCCAGCAGCTGATGCTACTAAAGCACAGCATAGAGTAAGGTAGACCTATAACCATGAAAGAAATCAAGATCAGGAAGATGTGGAACTAAATTCTGCCACACTGATACAGTTCAATGCAGAATCACCGCTCTCTCTTATTTTAGTAGGACTTCAATTAATCAATCAAACCGTCGATTCACAAATGCTTTTGATATTAATTATCTAAcgcaagttttttttttttttttgataaatagGTAAATGTATAAAAACATAGCTCCCTTGTTGATACATAGATATACATTGATACAATTCGTGGTGTAAAATTTGAGCTCTCTCTAAACTTGGCATGACAATTTCAAAAAACCAATCAATCAATACATCAATTTACGAACAATATTCTGATATTAATAATCAACTAGGTACACATTTAAAAGTACAGCTCCTTTGTTGATAAGTAAATATACATTGATACAATTCAATGTTACACTAGGCTGGAtaagatggatgtgcgggcacactagacTGGATACGATTCGGAATGACGATATTCGGGAGAGGGTGGGCGTGGCTactgtggatgacaagatgcgggaagcgcggcttagatggttcggacacgtgtggaggagaagcctagatgcaccggctaggaggtgtgagcggttgactTTGGccagagggcggcctaagaagtaatAGGGCGAGGTGATAGTGCAGGATATGGTGCGGCTTCAGATTTCCAAGGACATGATTcttgataggaacatgtggaggtcgagcattagggtggtAGTCGAGAGTTCTTCCCTCTTTGTACCGGGTAATCTGATAGAGTTTTGTTTAGGTTTATTAGCGGTCTATGTTGGGTTCACATTGTTGTTTTGCATAGTTTTGTGTTATTATCCTTTCACTTAATCGTCTTGTTATTTTCTTTCTGGCATCTTTTGTTGTTACATGCCTtttctcttgtttcttttctaATGTTATTGTCTCGAGGTGAGAGTCTCCCGAAAACAGCCTCTACCCTTTTCGGGGTAAGGGTACGATCTGCGTACAGTCTACTCTTCCCgtaccccactagtgggattttactgggtatgttgttgttgttgacaaTTCAATGTAAAATTAGAGCTCTATCTAAATTTGGAataaaaacttcaaaaactaatcaATCAAAATGCTGATTCACGAACGGTCTTCTGATGTTAATTATTTTACAGGAGCTTTAATTGATACATAGGCACACATCTAACAGTATAGCTCCTTTTAAGCTATGTAATCTTACTCTTTTCACTTATGCCGGTGATCAACTGTTTTATGTTTAAAATTTTTACGATTAGTCACCAAAGCGTTTCTAGCAAGTTTAAatatattatctgattttagtaaaTTAAAGAAATATTCAAATAAACCTTCAACGAATTAGTCATGATTTTCAATTTAATTTACTTTTCTTACCGGGCCAAAGAACGCAAAGGTAATAATTAGAGATTCCAAAAATTTCTCATAAATTTCAATTAAATTTGTTCTTCTTTCCACGTCaagaaagtaaaataaaaattagGGCAGTTGTCAACGAACTAACAAACAATCCAATAAGAAACGTAGCCGCGGGGCAAAAGAACTTGTTTCTTCTCATCAAATACGCTCAAATACTCAAAAACCGTCAAATCAGTGGAGAAAGTAGAAACAAAGGCCAATAACGAAAACAAAAGTAGATAATACCGTAAGAATATCAAATCTCAATCAAAATTAACAAAATTAACagtataaaagaaaaggaaaggaccTGCTTGAGATGAATTTGAACGAGAGGAGAGATCTGGCGGAAGTTTTTGAGAGAATCGTAGCTCCAGCGGTTGCGCGACGCCGATTGCGAGTTGAAGAACGAGGTAAAACCTTCCATTTGGAAAATCTCAGGAGCGAGCAGAGAATATTTTTCAGAGTTCACGTGTAAACAGTGCTATACCGGAAATGCGAAGTCGTTACCCGAAAGGCGTTGAAGATGTGGTTATATAGGCGCTAGTTTTCACGAATATTTCGTTGCTTCCAGAATTTACAGGAAACAACGAACAAGCGCCGTTTTTTTGTGACTTTACATTTATACCCCCACAGGCCACAATAGAACTTTTAATCTTTacatttttcacttctttttacATATCGGATAATTCGAATTAAAACTATTATCGCCTTTTACAAATATTACAAAATTCAAACTTTACCCGTGTTTCTTGGAAGAAATGAAGCACCGCTTAGTATTCTgcaattttaaataataataccctttttttttctgctttagttaaataaaattatgtttaaaGTTTAATAGAGTTGGCAAAAGGAAAATGACAATGTGGAAAAGAGTAATATTTTAAACATTAAGTACAGGGGTAGGTAGTTAAGGGAATTATCGGGTCATTGGTTCCGGAAGGAACTAGAGAAAACCAAATAATATTACTTCTATGCTAAGTTACAAAATATCTAACGACCAGAAGCTGGTAATTGGTAGAATTGACTGGGTGTCACCCACGCATTTCAGCCAATTGAAGCCTGCCATTCATATATATTACATATTTTACTCCTTTTCAGATTGCAAAAAGCGTGTTAAATCCTAGAAGGAAAGTAAGTGTACATAAACAAGCTTCCCCGAACCCTCAAAGAACAAAATGAGCAAAGGAGTTCTGCCTTTTCGTGCAAATAAACTGGGGTTATAATACCCAAACTAACTTATCCCTCCTAATAAAATAATACTATAAATTTGATGGGATAAGATGGGATATTCAAGATTAAATCTGGGACTAAGTTTATACTATTTTTGATTTACTGTATAAATTTAGTACCACTTTATCAACGACCCCTAATGGTTCACACTTCACATTCTTACATTAAACCTGTGAAACACTTTCGAGCAAGCTCAACGAAAGTTCCATTTCAGTTTCCATAGTTGCGTATTATTATTGCACAGCAGGTCTAGGTAGTTGTCAAATGTTAATGCACAATGGCTTTAAGTTTCTATGCATGACTAGAATACAACTGTAAAATATATGAATACACAACTAAATTCTAGATTTGCTGAAAGATTTGCTTTCATTAGTTAGCTATTTTTACATCACTACAGGTTAAAGAAAGAATAGAAAAGCTAGATGCACTTTGTGTTTACAATACTCCACATGTTTGAGAATTTTCTGGTAAGGGAAGTGTAGATACTGGGTCTTGGATCTCTTGGCTGAGCCCTTGACGATAAAGCCTATGCTTTCTCAAAGCTTCATGGCATGGAGAGAAGAACTCATGCCGGAGGGCTTCCTCTGCACTAATCCTCAATCTTGGATTCGACGTTAAACACTTGTCCACAAGATCAATAAGGGAATGTGGAATGATCTCTAGAAAATCTTGTTTTCGGGTGTTTCTTAAACACCAATCTCGTAATCTTACAGGCGACAGAGATTTTAGGTCAAATAAATCCTGTTTCATGGTAATGTACTATTCAGAGCTATGAATAGAgcttaataaaaaaaaagaacagTTCAAGAAAACACTGGAATTATTAGTACCACTGGAAATGAAGATTCTCGGTTGTGTAGTTTGGCCACTTCCCACAAATCTTCACTTCCTTTCAATTTGACGATTTCCTTTATGTTCCTGATAAATGAAATATAGATTGATTAGCAAATTCTCtgtatcatttatcactgttcaATGGCAATGAATATAGACAAAGAATCTCACTGGTCAGGATCCCCAGCAAATGGTGTTCGGCCAATAATGAAATAGAGTAAGGTGACACCAGCTGACCAAATATCAAGTTTTGTACCTTGATGTACAGATCGGAATAGCACCTGAAAGTGAACCGATCATGAGGCCCTTTGTCAGTGGAATAAGcaaaatatgatgatgatgaaatTCTTGATTACGTATTTAAAAGTAAATTTACTATGAAGATGTAAATAAGATTGACTTCCGACTATTTCAACTCAAATTTAAGAGACGAGTATAGCATGAATGAATATACAGGGACAGGCAAAGTTATAACAAGGTAAGTGGATATACAATTAGCTAGTTCCTAACCTCTGGAGCTCTGAAACCCTTAGTTCCAACACATGGTCCTTCTCGCTTGTGTTTCCCGTCCCCTGACAACAATAGAAAATTAAACCCAATGCAGAAGCTCAAGCCCAATAAAACATGAAACCACAGTTTCGACCAGATCTagttacccaaaataacagaccttTGCTTTTCAGCAAACCAGCACCGCCAATGGCAATTCCAGATGAATGCAGTGGCATTGGAGTTGGGTAAACATACTTCCTTTCTGCTTTTCCAGGAGTTGCAGCAACCCTTTTTCTCTTGGAAGTTGGACCATTTGTTTCTTCATGATTTGAACCTTGAAGTGCTTCTTGCACTAGGTTAATCAGCTCCTTCCTACCTTGAGATGGAAGAGGTTCTCTCAACCTTTCAGCTGATGGTGTCCTATTGCTTGTTGCATCCTTTGCTGAGGTTATCCCCGAACCATCAGCACCTTGACTTTTTTTAATACTCCTATATGCAATATCTGCGCTGATCTTTTCTTGGTCAGCCTTCCTTTTCAGGTTTTTCGATCGTATTAGAGACTTAATGCCTTTTCCTGCTTCCTGATTGATGCCTTCCTCAAGTTTTGCATTGTATTTTCTTTGTTTAATTGGAGGAAGAGACTTGGCAAGGGGTATAGGACCATTATTAGAGCTTGTGGCGTGGCTCAACTTTGTCTTGTCTGTGAATTAGACATATACAGCTTTTAATGAACATTCAATGGTTGAtacacaagaaaagaaaaaatgataaaGATTGAACACGAAGTATGCAACGTTACTGGGAGTTAAAACTTAAAACAGCCTTAGGGTCTCTTTTGTTTTATAGTGAGCTTGGGATAATGTTGAGTTTCTTCCATTTTTTACCTTAACGAAGCTTTCTTTCTTCTGTTAAAGAGAGACATTAATCATAATTGGGATATTTAAAGCACAAGACATCTTTCAAGCTAAGAAAATTAATCAGCACAAAGAGGAAGTACCTGATGTTCCATATTTCTGGTGCAGGTCCTATGCAACATATAGGCAAAAGAGTAATTAGATTTTATATGGTCAACAACGTAGCAGGTAGGAAAATTTCTACTAAGTTGAATAGCCTACTTACCAGGGCAAGGTTAAAGTCAATGAGGTAACCTTTATTAGCCTTGGTAGAAAAAAGAAAGTTTCCAGGTTTAACATCTCTATGAACAATACCCTGCATGTAAGAAATTAGAAGTTAATTATGTTTTCAGGAACGCCATTCAGTTCATCTGCATCTTTTCTGATACTCTCACCTGTTTATGTAAACCAGCAAGTGCCCTGAACATGCAATAGCCATACCAGCGGAGCTGGGAAACATCTATATCTCTTTTCAAGACCTTAAGTTTGAAACATGTTAAAATAATGAGTATATTGACCATTTAAACTAGATAACTCAAAAGTAAAAGAGAATTGACCTCAGGTCTATCATGCTCAACATGCTCTAGAACAAGGCAATCAGAATTTCCATTCTTGAATGATCCTTCGTACTTAATTACAAAGTTCTTTCCCCTGTCATAAACCAAAGTTCTTAGAAGAAATGTCATAGTGCAGATATACTTATAGATATAATATATAGGCATATATTCACGAGTATGTATCCATGGTTCCTTAAAACAATCTCC
This region includes:
- the LOC104240699 gene encoding bax inhibitor 1-like, producing the protein MEGFTSFFNSQSASRNRWSYDSLKNFRQISPLVQIHLKQVYLTLCCALVASAAGVYLHILWNIGGLLTTLACMGSMVWLLSTHPYQEQKRVALLMVAALFEGASVGTLIKAAIDFDPSIVIGAFVGCAVVFGCFSAAAMVARRREYLYLGGLLSSGVSLLCWLQLASSIFGGSMALFKFELYLGLLVFVGYIVVDTQEIIEKAHLGDLDYVKHALTLFTDFVAVFVRILIIMLKNATEKEEEKKKKRRD